In one Streptomyces venezuelae genomic region, the following are encoded:
- a CDS encoding SDR family oxidoreductase yields the protein MTDPRTVVLTGAGRGLGLAMARRAGTDGFRVVVAELDAGRGAGAARELRAEGLDAHFVRCDVADPASAGELADAVGDMGPLYGLINNAALANGVGGREFQDIDIAAWDRLMTVNARGPWLVAKILLPLFGPTGRIVNIASDAALYGSPRLAHYIASKGAVIALTRAMARELGERGITVNALAPGLTECEATETVPAERHGLYRARRAIARPQRPDDLVGLAAFLLSEESRYLTGQVVAVNGGFTMN from the coding sequence GTGACTGACCCGCGCACCGTCGTGCTCACCGGGGCGGGCCGCGGGCTCGGGCTCGCCATGGCCCGCCGGGCGGGCACCGACGGCTTCCGGGTCGTCGTCGCCGAGCTCGACGCCGGACGCGGTGCGGGGGCGGCGCGGGAGCTGCGCGCCGAGGGGCTCGACGCCCACTTCGTGCGCTGCGACGTCGCCGACCCCGCGTCGGCCGGGGAACTCGCCGACGCGGTGGGCGACATGGGGCCGCTGTACGGACTCATCAACAACGCGGCCCTCGCCAACGGCGTGGGCGGCAGGGAGTTCCAGGACATCGACATCGCGGCGTGGGACCGGCTGATGACGGTCAACGCACGCGGGCCCTGGCTCGTCGCGAAGATCCTGCTCCCGCTGTTCGGGCCCACCGGGCGCATCGTGAACATCGCGTCGGACGCGGCCCTGTACGGCTCCCCGCGACTCGCCCACTACATCGCGTCGAAGGGTGCCGTCATCGCCCTCACCCGGGCCATGGCGCGGGAGCTCGGCGAGCGCGGCATCACCGTCAACGCGCTGGCGCCGGGCCTCACCGAGTGCGAGGCGACCGAGACGGTGCCGGCCGAACGGCACGGCCTGTACCGGGCGCGCCGGGCCATCGCACGCCCGCAGCGGCCCGACGACCTGGTCGGGCTCGCCGCCTTCCTCCTCTCCGAGGAGTCCCGCTACCTGACCGGACAGGTGGTCGCCGTCAACGGCGGCTTCACCATGAACTGA
- a CDS encoding cupin domain-containing protein — protein sequence MPLTTTAYDNGGDLARYTDSLIASKDSRVADFDTLSFQEKAGPQYRRGQIRYVGSGATGDHEGDSRILPSGGFTFSNMLLPPGAEGPAHTHHDVEEAFFVLEGEVRVGVHRGPDEVEYRTLGYRDMIVVPAGVTRSLKNEGDTDALFCVVIGTRKPQVPSYPEYSPMHGVTRD from the coding sequence ATGCCTCTGACCACGACCGCGTACGACAACGGCGGCGACCTCGCCCGCTACACCGACTCCCTCATCGCGTCGAAGGACTCGCGCGTCGCGGACTTCGACACCCTCTCCTTCCAGGAGAAGGCGGGCCCGCAGTACCGCCGCGGCCAGATCCGCTACGTGGGTTCCGGCGCCACCGGCGACCACGAGGGCGACAGCCGCATCCTGCCCTCCGGCGGCTTCACCTTCTCCAACATGCTGCTGCCGCCCGGCGCCGAAGGGCCCGCCCACACCCACCACGACGTGGAGGAGGCCTTCTTCGTCCTGGAGGGCGAGGTCAGGGTCGGCGTGCACCGGGGCCCCGACGAGGTCGAGTACCGCACGCTCGGCTACCGCGACATGATCGTCGTCCCGGCCGGGGTGACCCGGTCGCTGAAGAACGAGGGCGACACCGACGCCCTGTTCTGCGTCGTCATCGGCACGCGGAAGCCGCAGGTGCCGTCGTACCCGGAGTACTCGCCGATGCACGGCGTGACCCGTGACTGA
- a CDS encoding alpha/beta fold hydrolase: MTAAPAVHVEEAGSSGPLLLCLHGIGSSSAAFAPQLAELSRHLRVLAWDAPGYARSPDPDGPLDLDGFADATAEVIRSRGASAHVLGVSWGGVIALRLAARHPGLVDSLIVADSGPGSGTDPAKADAMRRRAAELAEAGPRAFAERRGPRLVSPDAPPELVARVVDTMAASVRLPGYAYAAESMAAADLREEIPAITAPALVLCGDQDRVTGVEASQVLAGALHKTAYVIVKDAGHLANQEQPGRFNAWVLSHLRITDRLPEQEF; this comes from the coding sequence GTGACCGCCGCCCCCGCCGTCCATGTGGAGGAAGCCGGATCGTCGGGCCCGCTGCTGCTGTGCCTGCACGGCATCGGCTCCTCGTCGGCCGCCTTCGCCCCGCAGCTCGCCGAGCTCTCCCGGCACCTCAGGGTCCTCGCCTGGGACGCACCGGGGTACGCCAGGTCCCCGGACCCGGACGGGCCGTTGGACCTGGACGGGTTCGCGGACGCGACGGCCGAGGTGATCCGCTCCCGGGGCGCGTCGGCGCACGTGCTCGGCGTCTCGTGGGGCGGTGTGATCGCGCTGCGGCTCGCCGCCCGCCACCCCGGCCTCGTCGACTCACTGATCGTCGCGGACTCCGGCCCCGGCTCCGGCACCGACCCGGCGAAGGCCGACGCCATGCGGCGGCGCGCCGCCGAGCTCGCCGAGGCCGGACCCCGCGCCTTCGCCGAGCGGCGCGGCCCCCGCCTCGTCTCACCGGACGCGCCGCCCGAGCTCGTCGCCCGGGTCGTCGACACCATGGCCGCCTCGGTGCGCCTGCCCGGCTACGCGTACGCCGCCGAGTCGATGGCCGCCGCCGACCTGCGCGAGGAGATCCCCGCGATCACCGCGCCCGCCCTCGTCCTCTGCGGCGACCAGGACCGGGTCACCGGCGTCGAGGCCTCGCAAGTCCTCGCCGGCGCCCTGCACAAGACCGCCTACGTGATCGTCAAGGACGCCGGTCACCTGGCGAACCAGGAACAGCCCGGGCGGTTCAACGCCTGGGTGCTCTCCCACCTCCGCATCACCGACCGCCTACCCGAGCAGGAGTTCTGA
- a CDS encoding aspartate dehydrogenase domain-containing protein, producing MTTVRKVGLVGWGAIGRVVGTALVEGRLPGAELVCVVDNRPLGEAAPAPQVSFDEALERCDLIVEAAGQGVVREWGERVLASGTDLLIASTGALTDEELSKRLLAAGPGRVYFTGGAVGGLDLLQAVRSLGPLDEVRLTTTKLPGTLEQPWMDEALLARLRSATGPVEVMSGTARDVPVKFPKSTNVAASVALAVGDLDAVRVRVVADPGAHRTRHVVEASGAHGAYRFEVAHLPDPGNPATSQVVPYAVLRSVAALAGRTGQIL from the coding sequence ATGACCACCGTACGGAAAGTGGGGCTCGTCGGCTGGGGTGCCATCGGCCGCGTCGTCGGCACCGCCCTCGTCGAAGGCCGCCTCCCCGGCGCCGAGTTGGTGTGCGTCGTCGACAACCGTCCGCTCGGCGAGGCGGCGCCCGCGCCGCAGGTCTCCTTCGACGAGGCCCTGGAGCGCTGCGACCTGATCGTGGAGGCGGCGGGGCAGGGTGTCGTACGGGAGTGGGGCGAGCGCGTCCTGGCCTCCGGGACCGACCTGCTGATCGCCTCGACCGGCGCGCTCACCGACGAGGAGCTGTCGAAGCGGCTGCTCGCGGCGGGCCCGGGCCGGGTGTACTTCACCGGGGGCGCGGTCGGCGGTCTCGACCTGCTCCAAGCCGTACGCTCCCTCGGCCCGCTCGACGAGGTGCGGCTGACCACCACGAAACTGCCGGGCACCCTCGAACAGCCCTGGATGGACGAGGCGTTGCTGGCGCGGCTGCGCTCGGCGACCGGACCCGTCGAGGTCATGTCGGGCACCGCGCGCGACGTCCCCGTGAAGTTCCCGAAGTCGACGAACGTCGCGGCGTCCGTCGCCCTCGCCGTCGGCGACCTGGACGCCGTGCGGGTCAGGGTCGTCGCCGATCCCGGCGCGCACCGCACGCGGCACGTCGTCGAGGCGTCCGGGGCGCACGGCGCGTACCGCTTCGAGGTCGCCCACCTCCCGGACCCCGGCAACCCGGCGACCAGCCAGGTCGTGCCGTACGCGGTGCTGCGCTCGGTGGCGGCGCTCGCCGGGCGGACGGGGCAGATCCTGTGA
- a CDS encoding VOC family protein: protein MPPPPTASAHPPIARLRALRSVELLTPSFAEAADFYEDAWGLEVVEAEHSASWLRGTGDEHHALQLTRSDRTGLGRLSFAVGTPAEVDEAARRLEARGIVPLCGPGPLDQVGGGYGLRFADHEGRVVELSADTWAVPPRGRDGAVPVGVTHAVLNTTDIDASVSFYTDVLGLRVSDWSEHQMAFLRCNADHHCVAFNQAEWVSLNHVAYEMSSVDHFMRGLGRLRHHGVVPQWGPGRHGPGNNTFSYFTDPTGLVCEYTSEVAQVVEDRWIAKVWRRVPELSDLWGTAGPPSKEIRCHMAGSPEGVRA from the coding sequence ATGCCCCCTCCCCCGACAGCCTCTGCCCACCCCCCGATAGCCCGGCTGCGCGCCCTGCGCTCCGTCGAACTGCTCACCCCCTCCTTCGCGGAGGCCGCCGACTTCTACGAGGACGCCTGGGGCCTCGAGGTCGTCGAGGCCGAGCACAGCGCGAGCTGGCTGCGCGGCACCGGCGACGAGCACCACGCCCTCCAGCTCACCCGCTCCGACCGGACCGGACTCGGCCGCCTCTCCTTCGCCGTCGGCACCCCCGCCGAGGTCGACGAGGCCGCACGGCGCCTGGAGGCGCGCGGCATCGTCCCGCTGTGCGGTCCCGGGCCGCTCGACCAGGTGGGCGGCGGCTACGGCCTGCGGTTCGCCGACCACGAGGGCCGCGTCGTCGAGCTCTCCGCCGACACCTGGGCGGTACCGCCGCGCGGCAGGGACGGCGCGGTGCCCGTGGGCGTCACGCACGCCGTCCTGAACACCACCGACATCGACGCGTCGGTCTCCTTCTACACGGACGTGCTCGGTCTGCGCGTCTCCGACTGGTCCGAGCACCAGATGGCGTTCCTGCGCTGCAACGCCGACCACCACTGCGTCGCCTTCAACCAGGCGGAGTGGGTCTCCCTCAACCACGTGGCGTACGAGATGAGTTCGGTCGACCACTTCATGCGGGGCCTCGGACGCCTCCGCCACCACGGGGTCGTCCCGCAGTGGGGCCCCGGCCGGCACGGTCCCGGCAACAACACCTTCTCGTACTTCACCGATCCGACCGGGCTCGTCTGCGAGTACACCTCCGAGGTCGCGCAGGTCGTCGAGGACCGCTGGATCGCCAAGGTGTGGCGGCGGGTGCCGGAGCTGTCGGACCTGTGGGGCACGGCGGGGCCACCGTCGAAGGAGATCCGCTGCCACATGGCCGGCTCGCCGGAAGGAGTACGCGCATGA
- a CDS encoding aldehyde dehydrogenase, whose protein sequence is MPRTPAAGEAAVVDAGSVADEALIAGEWRRGAGAPVRTLDPATGRELATVHAVTVEEVAEAAGAAARAAADPRWRDLLPHHRARLLHRVATLIDDNAEHLAALQTADTGKTLTETRALVASAAGTFRYTAAALETAEDALTPSRGDYVTMSVYEPIGVVGAINPWNSPVASDAQKLAPALAGGNAVLLKPAEWTPLVSLALGRLVSTALDELGLPAALLSVLPGRGSIVGDAIVRDPHVGKVTFTGGTATGRTLAHAAADKLMPVSLELGGKSPTVVLADADVEQALAGVMFGVFSSSGQSCVAGSRLFVARELYAEFVGELVERVCKLRVGPGTDPDTQVGPLVHHAHRDSVARYVDLAREEGARVLCGGAAPEGAAYADGAYYLPTVLDGLPNSSRTCQEEIFGPVLVALPFDDEDDLVRQANSSVYGLACGIWTRDHRAAWRIARRVDAGTVWINTYKQFSISTPFGGMKDSGLGREKGRDGIRSYQRQKSLYWGTADTPLPWAA, encoded by the coding sequence ATGCCCCGAACACCCGCAGCAGGCGAAGCGGCCGTCGTTGACGCAGGATCCGTCGCGGACGAAGCGCTCATCGCGGGCGAGTGGCGGCGCGGTGCGGGCGCCCCCGTCCGCACCCTCGACCCGGCCACGGGCCGCGAGCTCGCCACCGTGCACGCCGTCACCGTCGAGGAGGTCGCCGAGGCGGCCGGTGCCGCGGCCCGCGCCGCCGCCGACCCCCGCTGGCGCGACCTGCTGCCGCACCACCGCGCCCGGCTCCTGCACCGCGTGGCCACCCTGATCGACGACAACGCCGAGCACCTCGCCGCGCTGCAGACCGCCGACACCGGCAAGACCCTCACCGAGACCCGCGCACTGGTCGCGAGCGCCGCCGGGACGTTCCGCTACACGGCGGCCGCCCTGGAGACCGCCGAGGACGCGCTCACGCCCTCGCGCGGTGACTACGTCACGATGAGCGTGTACGAGCCGATCGGCGTCGTCGGCGCCATCAACCCCTGGAACTCGCCCGTCGCGAGCGACGCGCAGAAACTCGCCCCCGCGCTCGCGGGCGGCAACGCCGTCCTCCTCAAGCCCGCCGAGTGGACCCCGCTGGTCTCGCTGGCTCTCGGCCGCCTGGTCAGCACGGCGCTCGACGAACTCGGCCTGCCCGCGGCCCTGTTGTCCGTCCTGCCGGGGCGCGGCAGCATCGTCGGCGACGCGATCGTGCGGGACCCGCACGTCGGCAAGGTCACCTTCACCGGTGGCACCGCGACGGGCCGGACCCTCGCGCACGCCGCCGCCGACAAGCTCATGCCCGTATCGCTGGAGCTCGGCGGCAAGTCCCCGACGGTCGTCCTCGCCGACGCGGACGTCGAACAGGCCCTGGCCGGGGTGATGTTCGGGGTCTTCTCCTCCAGCGGGCAGTCCTGCGTCGCCGGGTCACGGCTCTTCGTGGCACGCGAGCTGTACGCGGAGTTCGTCGGCGAACTCGTCGAGCGTGTGTGCAAGTTGCGCGTCGGGCCCGGCACGGACCCCGACACCCAGGTCGGCCCGCTCGTCCACCACGCGCACCGGGACTCCGTCGCCCGATACGTGGACCTCGCCCGCGAGGAAGGCGCACGCGTGCTGTGCGGCGGCGCCGCGCCGGAAGGGGCCGCTTACGCCGACGGCGCGTACTACCTGCCCACCGTCCTCGACGGCCTGCCGAACTCCTCGCGGACCTGCCAGGAGGAGATCTTCGGCCCGGTCCTCGTCGCCCTGCCCTTCGACGACGAGGACGACCTCGTACGGCAGGCCAACTCCTCCGTGTACGGACTGGCCTGCGGCATCTGGACCCGCGACCACCGGGCGGCGTGGCGGATCGCGCGCCGCGTCGACGCGGGCACCGTCTGGATCAACACGTACAAGCAGTTCAGCATCTCGACCCCCTTCGGCGGCATGAAGGACAGCGGCCTCGGCCGGGAGAAGGGCCGCGACGGCATCCGCTCCTACCAGCGCCAGAAGTCCCTGTACTGGGGCACCGCCGACACCCCGCTGCCCTGGGCCGCATGA
- a CDS encoding MFS transporter — MTIDASPDRTPDSPAGAARAHIAARFERLPLCRWHVTVRLIVGAVTFFEAFDQLLIAYALPELRDEWHLSTSRATLLLTVGSIGMLVGALLSGRLADRIGRVKVIALCVAVSSAANLALAASPTPDVFMALRFVQGLAIGGEVPVAATFIAEITRSHRRGRFVLLYELVFPAGLTVGALVAAWVVPVLGWRWMYVLAALPGVLCVVVQRKVPESPRWLADHGRSEEAGAVMDGIEAEVERVTGRRLPPVGTVPDPEPAEAVPGERHAESDEAAATGLRGLFTGRYRRRTLVIGVLWFTGYFVNYGITSWLPTIYQNRYDLSLSDALLYSTVTSCAGLLGCLVAALTVDRAGRRRVITGCLGGAAAMLLVLAFLGARTPLEVLAWTSLAAVFFFGSNICLYLYTPELFPTRMRALGSSVGGAMNRLGVILGPIVVGAVYAGGNVTSVFVTLGAVAVVGAVVAALGAEETAGRRLEEVSP; from the coding sequence ATGACGATCGACGCCTCCCCGGACCGCACACCGGACAGCCCCGCCGGCGCCGCCCGCGCCCACATCGCCGCCCGCTTCGAACGCCTCCCCCTGTGCCGCTGGCACGTCACCGTCCGGCTCATCGTGGGCGCCGTCACCTTCTTCGAGGCCTTCGACCAGCTCCTGATCGCCTACGCCCTGCCCGAGCTCCGCGACGAGTGGCACCTCTCCACCTCACGGGCGACGCTGCTGCTCACCGTCGGCTCGATCGGCATGCTCGTCGGCGCCCTGCTCTCCGGCCGCCTCGCCGACCGCATCGGCCGGGTGAAGGTCATCGCGCTGTGCGTCGCCGTCTCCAGCGCCGCCAACCTCGCCCTCGCCGCGTCCCCCACGCCCGACGTCTTCATGGCGCTGCGCTTCGTACAGGGCCTCGCGATCGGCGGCGAGGTCCCGGTCGCCGCCACGTTCATCGCCGAGATCACCCGCAGCCACCGGCGCGGCCGCTTCGTGCTCCTCTACGAGCTGGTCTTCCCCGCCGGGCTCACCGTCGGCGCGCTGGTCGCGGCATGGGTGGTGCCGGTCCTCGGCTGGCGCTGGATGTACGTCCTCGCCGCACTGCCCGGCGTCCTGTGTGTCGTCGTCCAGCGCAAGGTGCCCGAGTCGCCGCGCTGGCTCGCGGACCACGGCAGGTCGGAGGAGGCCGGGGCGGTGATGGACGGCATCGAGGCGGAGGTCGAACGGGTCACGGGCAGGCGCCTGCCACCCGTCGGCACGGTGCCGGACCCGGAGCCCGCCGAGGCGGTGCCCGGGGAGCGGCACGCAGAGTCGGACGAGGCCGCCGCCACCGGACTGCGCGGCCTCTTCACCGGCCGCTACCGCCGCCGCACCCTCGTCATCGGCGTTCTCTGGTTCACCGGCTACTTCGTCAACTACGGCATCACGTCCTGGCTGCCGACGATCTACCAGAACCGCTACGACCTGTCCCTCTCGGACGCGCTCCTCTACTCCACCGTCACGTCCTGCGCGGGCCTGCTCGGCTGCCTCGTCGCCGCGCTCACCGTCGACCGGGCCGGGCGCAGGCGCGTGATCACCGGGTGTCTGGGCGGCGCGGCGGCCATGCTGCTCGTACTCGCGTTCCTCGGCGCCCGCACCCCGCTGGAGGTCCTCGCCTGGACGTCGCTGGCCGCGGTCTTCTTCTTCGGCTCCAACATCTGCCTGTACCTGTACACGCCGGAGCTGTTCCCGACCCGGATGCGGGCCCTCGGCAGCAGCGTGGGCGGCGCCATGAACCGGCTCGGCGTGATCCTCGGCCCGATCGTGGTCGGCGCGGTCTACGCGGGCGGGAACGTCACGTCCGTCTTCGTGACCCTCGGCGCGGTGGCCGTGGTGGGCGCCGTCGTCGCGGCGCTCGGCGCGGAGGAGACGGCGGGGCGGCGCCTGGAGGAGGTCTCCCCCTGA
- a CDS encoding ferredoxin reductase: MTDPQSLQERFVPPTAFAVPGRIEVSNRSAAVWQRATVVEIRRETPLVSTFRLKVPDWQGHLPGQHLMLRLTAEDGYVAQRHYSIASAPDGSGEIELTLDHVPDGEVSGHLHTVAHVGDTVEVRGPLSGFFAWPGDRPALLLGAGSGVVPLMSMVRHQRLAGLDVPVRLVVSARTPADLIYADEYGDEATVVLTRSEGRLNAAHLAPFLGAEGQPEGGWEAYICGSNGFAEHASQLLVAGGQPVDRIRIERFG, from the coding sequence GTGACTGATCCACAGAGCCTCCAGGAGCGTTTCGTGCCGCCGACGGCGTTCGCCGTGCCCGGCCGCATCGAGGTGAGCAACCGTTCCGCGGCCGTGTGGCAGCGGGCGACCGTCGTGGAGATCCGCCGTGAGACGCCGCTCGTCTCGACGTTCCGTCTGAAGGTGCCCGACTGGCAGGGGCATCTGCCGGGCCAGCACCTGATGCTGCGGCTCACCGCCGAGGACGGCTACGTCGCCCAGCGGCACTACTCGATCGCCTCCGCGCCCGACGGCAGCGGCGAGATCGAGCTGACCCTCGACCACGTGCCGGACGGCGAGGTGTCGGGGCATCTGCACACCGTGGCGCACGTCGGCGACACGGTCGAGGTGCGCGGGCCGCTGTCCGGCTTCTTCGCCTGGCCCGGCGACCGTCCCGCGCTGCTGCTCGGGGCCGGCTCGGGCGTGGTGCCGCTGATGTCGATGGTCCGGCACCAGCGGCTCGCGGGGCTCGACGTGCCGGTGCGGCTCGTCGTTTCGGCGCGCACGCCCGCCGACCTGATCTACGCGGACGAGTACGGGGACGAGGCCACCGTCGTCCTGACCCGCTCCGAGGGCCGTCTGAACGCCGCCCATCTGGCGCCGTTCCTCGGCGCGGAGGGGCAGCCCGAGGGCGGCTGGGAGGCGTACATCTGCGGCTCCAACGGGTTCGCCGAGCATGCCTCGCAGCTGCTGGTGGCGGGCGGCCAGCCGGTGGACCGGATCAGGATCGAACGCTTCGGCTGA
- a CDS encoding sulfite oxidase-like oxidoreductase — MTFEPTRGFTGRARAADRDPRLPPGQYDAGDGWPVLSAEVTPRLAAADWTFRVDGLVVAPHTWSWDEAHALPASEYRGDIHCVTSWSKFGVRFGGVSLDTFLAAARPLPTATHVVAYSHTGYTTNLPLSDVTDGKAWIVWEYGDGPLPAEHGGPARLIVPHLYFWKSAKWVAGLRLSDRDEPGFWEQNGYHHRGDPWAEERYAGD; from the coding sequence ATGACGTTCGAACCCACCCGCGGCTTCACCGGCCGCGCCCGAGCCGCCGACCGCGACCCGCGGCTGCCCCCGGGGCAGTACGACGCGGGCGACGGCTGGCCCGTCCTGTCCGCCGAGGTCACCCCGCGGCTCGCCGCCGCCGACTGGACGTTCCGCGTCGACGGTCTCGTCGTGGCCCCGCACACCTGGTCCTGGGACGAGGCGCACGCGCTGCCCGCCTCCGAGTACCGGGGCGACATCCACTGCGTGACGAGCTGGTCCAAGTTCGGGGTGCGGTTCGGCGGGGTGAGCCTGGACACGTTCCTGGCGGCGGCCCGCCCGCTCCCCACCGCGACGCACGTCGTCGCCTACTCGCACACCGGCTACACCACGAACCTCCCGCTGTCCGACGTGACGGACGGCAAGGCGTGGATCGTCTGGGAGTACGGCGACGGGCCGCTGCCCGCCGAGCACGGCGGCCCCGCCCGGCTGATCGTCCCCCACCTGTACTTCTGGAAGAGCGCCAAGTGGGTGGCGGGGCTGCGGCTCTCCGACCGCGACGAGCCCGGCTTCTGGGAGCAGAACGGCTACCACCACCGGGGCGACCCGTGGGCCGAGGAGCGTTACGCCGGTGACTGA
- a CDS encoding amidohydrolase — translation MQPTEVPAQDRGGSIDLLVHGGDVLTVDAAGTVVADGAVAVRGGRVVEVGPAERLRAAYEAAEEIDARGCLVLPGLINTHTHLAMNLMRGIADDVTLQGFLARVIPREAEVLSPDTVATAMRAAVAESVRGGVTTALDMYWFHEAAEGAARDAGWRLLTGPTFMDVPGPPDGRLYEERLGWATAHLKAYVAAPGARPVVCAHSAYTLNPAQLTEITALAREHGALLHIHASENAAEVANVVEQHGMRPVELLDSLGVLGPDTLLAHAVDLTDAEIAALARTGTGVAHCPVSNLKLGCGIARVPDLLDAGVTVGLGTDGAVSSNALDLLGAVRVAALVHKAGGDPTAVGAEQAVRMATIESARALGLGDRLGSLEAGKQADLIVLDLDRPHLAPRHDPWSTLVYAASAADVRDTVVDGRVLMRDRTLLTLDERAVLRALQDAATASEAAPVS, via the coding sequence ATGCAGCCCACTGAAGTGCCGGCCCAGGACCGCGGCGGCTCCATAGACCTGCTGGTGCACGGCGGCGACGTGCTGACCGTCGACGCCGCGGGCACCGTCGTGGCGGACGGGGCGGTCGCCGTCCGCGGCGGCCGCGTCGTCGAGGTGGGGCCCGCCGAGCGGCTGCGCGCCGCGTACGAGGCGGCGGAGGAGATCGACGCGCGCGGCTGTCTCGTCCTGCCGGGTCTGATCAACACGCACACGCACCTCGCGATGAACCTGATGCGCGGCATCGCCGACGACGTCACGCTGCAGGGCTTCCTGGCCCGGGTCATTCCGCGCGAGGCCGAGGTCCTCTCGCCGGACACGGTGGCCACCGCGATGCGGGCCGCCGTCGCGGAGTCCGTGCGCGGCGGGGTCACGACCGCGCTCGACATGTACTGGTTCCACGAGGCGGCCGAGGGCGCGGCCCGCGACGCCGGGTGGCGGCTGCTGACCGGGCCGACGTTCATGGACGTGCCGGGACCGCCGGACGGCAGGCTCTACGAGGAGCGGCTCGGCTGGGCGACCGCGCACCTGAAGGCGTACGTCGCGGCGCCGGGCGCCCGTCCCGTCGTCTGCGCGCACTCCGCGTACACGCTGAACCCCGCGCAGCTCACCGAGATCACGGCGCTCGCCCGGGAGCACGGCGCGCTGCTGCACATCCACGCCTCCGAGAACGCGGCGGAGGTGGCGAACGTCGTCGAGCAGCACGGCATGCGCCCCGTGGAGCTGCTCGACTCGCTCGGCGTGCTGGGCCCCGACACGCTGCTCGCGCACGCCGTGGACCTGACGGACGCCGAGATCGCGGCGCTGGCCCGCACCGGCACGGGGGTGGCGCACTGCCCGGTGTCCAACCTCAAGCTGGGCTGCGGCATCGCGCGCGTGCCCGACCTGCTGGACGCGGGCGTCACGGTGGGCCTCGGCACCGACGGCGCGGTGTCGTCCAACGCGCTCGACCTGCTGGGCGCGGTGAGGGTCGCCGCGCTGGTGCACAAGGCGGGCGGCGATCCCACCGCGGTCGGCGCCGAGCAGGCCGTCCGGATGGCGACGATCGAGTCGGCGCGTGCGCTCGGGCTCGGCGACCGCCTCGGTTCGCTGGAGGCCGGCAAGCAGGCGGACCTGATCGTTCTCGACCTGGACCGGCCGCACCTCGCGCCCCGGCACGACCCGTGGTCCACGCTGGTGTACGCGGCATCGGCCGCCGACGTCCGGGACACTGTGGTGGACGGCCGCGTCCTGATGCGCGACCGGACCCTGCTCACCCTGGACGAGCGGGCCGTCCTGCGGGCCCTCCAGGACGCGGCGACCGCCTCCGAGGCGGCGCCGGTCTCCTGA
- a CDS encoding nucleoside phosphorylase gives MTSSTDALPITRVPRTGLPAHAVVVGDPGRAAAVADLLADAKEVSYHREYRTFVGTWQGTPVVVASHGVGAPGAILLFQELAEAGVTTILRLGTAGAIRPGIRDGDLVVADAAVRDDGVTQQLIPAEYPAFSAPEAVLALQRAARAAGAPYHRGVVWTRAAFQPGFLPLPGEAYAAAGIAAIEMELSALYVFASTHGLTAGGALVVDGANADELVDKDATGGYDPHRDVVADGVARGARITLDALRLLASTER, from the coding sequence ATGACGTCGTCCACCGACGCGCTGCCCATCACCCGCGTCCCCCGCACCGGCCTGCCCGCGCACGCGGTCGTCGTCGGCGACCCGGGCCGTGCGGCCGCCGTCGCCGATCTCCTGGCCGACGCGAAGGAGGTGTCGTACCACCGTGAGTACCGCACCTTCGTCGGCACCTGGCAGGGCACGCCCGTCGTCGTCGCCTCGCACGGGGTGGGCGCGCCCGGCGCGATCCTCCTGTTCCAGGAGCTCGCCGAGGCGGGCGTCACGACGATCCTGCGGCTCGGCACGGCGGGCGCGATCCGGCCCGGCATCCGCGACGGCGACCTGGTCGTCGCGGACGCGGCGGTGCGCGACGACGGCGTGACGCAGCAGCTGATCCCCGCCGAGTACCCGGCGTTCTCGGCGCCGGAGGCGGTGCTCGCCCTGCAACGCGCGGCGCGGGCCGCGGGTGCCCCGTACCACCGGGGTGTGGTGTGGACGCGGGCCGCGTTCCAGCCGGGGTTCCTGCCGCTGCCCGGCGAGGCGTACGCGGCCGCCGGGATCGCCGCCATCGAGATGGAGCTCTCGGCGCTGTACGTCTTCGCGTCGACGCACGGCCTGACGGCGGGCGGCGCCCTGGTCGTGGACGGCGCGAACGCCGACGAGCTCGTCGACAAGGACGCCACAGGCGGGTACGACCCGCACCGCGACGTGGTCGCCGACGGGGTCGCCCGGGGTGCCCGGATAACCTTGGACGCGCTGCGCCTGCTGGCCTCCACCGAGCGCTGA